The Salmo trutta chromosome 22, fSalTru1.1, whole genome shotgun sequence genome contains the following window.
tgtcctaaccgacttgccaaaactatagtttgttaacaagaaacttgtggagtggttgaaaaacgagttttaatgactccaacctaagtgtatgtaaacttccgacttcagctgtatatataCAACTAAAGGCATACCAatttacattcacattttctcaattgtgtgtgcgtgtttgtgtttgCATGTGGGTGTGAACACAGGGCCAGGAGGTGGCAGGCAGGAACCAGGGACGACACAAGCAGAGGGTGTGGCTGAAGGTGTCCATTACTGGTGTGAAAATCTTAGATGAGAGGACTGGGGTAAGTCAGTGCTGATACTGCAAGACTCCACAAACTGTGATCTCGGCTCCCATGTGTAGTTTAATGCTTAATGGTTCAACCCTTAAGTCTTCATCAGATCAAACCTAATCTTGCAGCCAGACGTGCCTATAATGCATATATTCGTAAATCTGGCATCAGCATCTGAGATTTAGGTTGGACCAAATGAGGCATTGATTGCAGCCTGCTTTCTGATTTAAATGTGGTCTGTGGATTTAGTAAAACATTatgattttactttttttttaaataaccccAGACCTCGCTCGAACGTCTAAATCCTGATGTATGTCGAAATTATAATGGATATATATTTAGAAATAACTGCCCTTTTATCCAGCACGCAAATGTATATTTATGAAAAATAAGTGGGAGGCCCACAGAAGATAGGATGGGAAGACTATCCAGGTAATCTGAGAGGATGTAGGGGCACTAACCTAAGGACTTTAATGTCTCTCTTAGGCACGATAACATGAAGCAGGACATAATCATATCCTATCAGATTTAATTATGAGGAATAGGATTGAGTTCTGggaagatatatatattttaagattATGGACCTAATCCAGATTTGTTGGGGTATGTAATGCTGTGGGCACATTGATATTATAGATAATATTAAGAACCATTTCAGAGAAATTGCTTCTTTTTcaattgtattatttattatatatCATGAAAAATGACCATGAGAGAAACCAGTCTTTTGCTATTTTGAGGTACAGCATATCAGTAATAATGTTTGAAAATGACAGATATCCCAAAATCCTGACCTTCAAATGGCTACCTTGTCCTTTTCTCTTGAATGAACTAGTACATTCTTAGGATGACAGAGGGCCATATTAGAACACTAACCTTCGCCTTCTTTACACGGATATAACCACTTTCATCAAGAGGTGCTCTCTAGTTGCAGACGACATGATGTTTACATCGCTGACTGTCTGGCTGCTATATCCATTCCACTGTCATCCCATTGTGTTCACAATATAGGTTGTGGAGTATGACCACGAGAGGGGGAAGATAAACTCCCTGACAAAGGATGAGTCAGACCCTAGAGCCCTCTCCTACATCTACGATCATGAAGGCGCCTACACTCTGTTCTACATCAAGATGGCCAATTTGGTAAGTGGTTTTGATCTGATCCAAAGATCCAGAGATGATCCATAATCGCAGTAAATACATATCTTGTTAATACAGTATATTAATTATGAGTATGTCTTTTGGACATGCACCATAATTCTGTCTGGAATTCAATCATTTGCAGGATTTATAGAAGATTTCAACTCTGCACtttcagaagtgtgtttaatTTGTACAGCAGTGCAATGATTGAATTCTTGGCTAAAATCCTATATCAAATCAGAAGTGTAATTGACTTTTGGTTTCTTATGGAACAGGCTGACCCTGTCCTTGATGATATCAAAGAAGTCTGCCAAAGCCCAGTAACACAAGAGGACCAAGTCATAAAGCTCAATAAACCAGTAGAGGTGAGGATAAACTACACTTACTGTTGTCCAAAGGTTTGTATAGGCAATTTTTCTGCTAACCATTTTAGGGATGTCCtggtatatatacatatgtggtCTCTATAATGGCCAGGGTGCCTTTTGATAACAATCCCTTGCTTCTCAATTATTATATGTCTCTAGGATGCTGTCGCCTTACTGCTTCTTGATGAGAAAATAGCTTCTCCAAAGGTAAGGAGAGCGAGTAACTGCAGAAGGCCTCTTCCTAATATGGAACAAACCAATGTTGTAGTTTTTGTATTGTAAAACCAAGTTAGATAGATAGATTGACAAATAATATTATTGCATACTCAAATATTCTAGCTACTGTACATCATCTCAATTGCCAACATGAGATATAAAATTAGATCATCTTTGGACATAATGTTAACTTCTCATTTGAAGGGCCTGGATGACTTTGAAATGTTAAATTCCATGCCTAGCTCTCCGTCAGGGCAACCAAAGCAGGTAATGGACACATTTGATGGTATTTTATCAACTTTAACAATTTATATGGTTTTATATGGTAGGCCTAGGCAAACCCACCAGTCATTAACTTTCAGCAGGTGGCAGACTTGTTCTTTGTGAATGTTACATTGAGCAGCGATGACAGAATCCTGTCTACTTGTTGTGGTTTGTTCCCACAGATCTCATCCAGGGACGAGCTGATGGACATCTTCTCTTTCCCCAGTCAAAACTCTGACATGAATCAACCAGGTGAGTTATTACCCAGCAAACATATCATGGTTCCCTATACTTTCTCAGAATGTTAACGCTTCAAGAATATGCAAGTGGTAAGCTAAAAAACTTCCCAGATGATAGAGGTTTCCAAATATGTTTCCATTACATCACTAATATGTCACCTTTGATATACAGAAAATGTAATGAAGGGGCAAATCTGTATCATAGTTTTCGAAATAACTTTCATGGGATATTCTAATGATAACCTTTGCTGCCTGAGGGCCATGTTGGgactcaacctggtctcagaacatttcgtattattctgtacattaATCCGAGATatacatttagtatgatatgttatgtttcgtatggtatgtattaatttgttgaTGTCCATCaaccatttcatatgatatgttcgGAATTACAATTTGCATTATATGTTAAGAATTagaaaaacgtacaatatgttactcATTTGAAAAacttatgatatgttacaaattctagctaggtggccaacgttagctagctgggtaacgttagctaggctagaggttagggttaaggttacgtTTAGGAGTttagttaaagggttaaggttaggggaagggttagctaaaatgattaggattagggttagctaacatgctaagcagtggtggaaaaagtacccaattgccatacttgagtaaaagtaaagataccttaatagaaaatgaagtaaaagtgaaagtcacccagtaaaatacttgaGTACTATTTTGGTTTTACATATAgttaattatcaaaagtaaaagtataaatatttcaaattccttatattaagaaaaccagacagcaccattttcttgtttttttaattaacggatagccaggggcacactccaacacacagacatcatttacaaattaagcatgtgtgtttagtgagtccaccagatcagaggctgtatggatgaccagggatgttctcttgataagtgggtgaatttgactattttcctgttctgttaagcattcaaaatgtaacgaatacttttgggtgtcagggaaaatgtatggagtaaaaaatatattattttctttaggaatgtagtaaagtaaaagttgtcaaaaatataaatagtaaagtaaagtacagataccaaaaaaaactacttaagtagtactttaaagtatttttacttaagtactttacaccactgatgctAAGCaattgcaaagtagctaaaaagaaGTAAGTGTTTGAAAAGTTTCTAATtagctaaagttgtctgtgatgagattcgaactcccAACCTTTGAGTTACTAGATGttcgcccacccatccaccccgaccaaccaccctactttcgcTTTtgtcttaagtaaccatctgtcttatgtaactataccaaacgtaacatatcatactcattttaTTATCCCGGATTtatatttactatgttatgtttagtctatgagaccaggctgtgggACTACACTGCAACATTACCTAAATTCAAGGAATGTTGACTGTTTGCTGGGTAGTAACATTGGAATAATAAAAGTCACATCATTGGCAATGTAACATGGCTTCATTTCAAACCTTGACTCATTAAGAATTTAGGCAGTATATGTATATATCCATCCAGACCACCGCCACTAAACAACCTGCTTCTCTGACATACATGTTTTAAGCTATGTCCACATTGTAAGCAGGCAATAATTACATTCTAGTTCATATGACCAGCGCAATAATAGACTCCAATCCTATTTTTTGAACCGGAAAGTGTAGCGTGGACATAGCTAGCATCACAAGGAGAATGCTTTGCCACTTTTAATATACCTTCTGATTTCTTCAAGGATCTCCACAGTCTCTGTCAGTTCCTCTGATATTTCCCACCTTCCCTGGTCAGCCGATCGCTGTTGCATCATTCGTCTCACCTCCTGTTTCAATACCCTGGTGTCAGCAAGGGCCCCCCCCAACTCTCTCACCCAGTTTAAATGGATCCTGGGGGGCTCCGGCCCCCTGGCCTTCCCAGCCCAACATGACTGGATGGATCCCGGGGCCGGGTGGCATGATGCCCTATGGAGGCCCCCAGCTGCAGGGGTACGGAGTGAACCCACAGCCAGGGGTTATGTGGGGTCAGAACACAATGAGCTTTCCCACCTCTGCCCCAAACTACACGCCCTACAGGGCAGAGGGACTCCAGCAGCAGCCCGGCTCTCCTACCACCAACAACAAACCAGCCCAAGGATGAACTGGCTTAGAGAGCCAATGAAATGTCCCTGTTGTCTTCATGTCTGTATGCTTGGCATTGTCAGGGTCGGATTACAGAACGGGCACGCAGGGCACGACCTTCTATGCCCCCTGAAGTTCGGGGGTCCCCAGATAGCATATTATAGCAAAATGTGTGGAattacagaaaatgtgctttaaaactgcaactttttctctcagcctcatggcaaaatgtgaacaATAGCATGAGATGAGCTATAAAACAGAACATTCTTCTCTCTGACCCATGGcaaaaagtgtagaattgcaggaaattaactttacaaCTGCAAGATTTTCTCATAGCCTCATAACACAAGGTATAGAATAACATTATACAACTACACATTTTTGAAGGAAGTTAGCAGTTTTCCTATAAAAAAATCTGGATGCACCAAATGCAGTAGTCCGGCCCTGTGCATTGTCTTTCTAGTACTTAGTAGTGCTTTTTCCATATGTATGTATTCCGTATTCCATTCCGTATGTATGAATCTGTTTACTAGGGTGCAGTTCTACATTGCTTTTGATAATGTACATTTGTGAATTTGAGCTCAACAGCAATTATATCTGTAGATTGTTCAGTAGACTTGACTTTTTTTGACAGAATCATTTAGATGAAGAAGTAAGATGAAAATTAAATTCAAATGCTGTAGTTTTGGAGGGATCTCACAGAGCTGAACATGTTTACAATTCTGAGAATTCACATGAAAGACAAATTTGACattctttttaaatgtattttctccATCTATGTAAACAAGATAATGTGGTTATGTTTATGTTCTAGAAAGTGAATTCCATGCATGCTGTGGATCTCATGATGGGATGAGTGTTCATAAATCATGTTTGTGTAGATATTTAAATCAAGTAATGAGGGTTGAATAGATTTATGAGTATCTCAGCTCCATTTTGGATTAAATGGGTATTAGGCCTACTGATAATGTTAAAAGAGTACTCGTTTTTCAAGAGGAACATACACTTTATAATGGTAATCATATCAAAAGACAGCCATGGAAATAAATTGTGTCATGGATTTCATAATAAAAATGAATATCTTACGGTAATTTAGCCTACAGATTCATCATCTTATGATCTAAATGAACACCCCCATCTATTTCCTGATTTAGCATTGGGGACATCCATTGAGTAACAGACGGAACAATATAGCGCAGCATACTTGAATGGCACCCAAAATACGAGTTCAACATGGACCACCTAATTTTCATCTAAATTGGAGTTAAACTTCACACGGACAAAGATGGTAAGATATCACTTAAACATTGATGAAAAGATATAGAAAAACATGCAAAAGATGAATACTATTGAACAATACTAGATTAATACTATTGGACAGCCTATGCATAGACTATAATAAAATGGGGATATAAGTTTGCTGTAGCGCATTAATAgctacgtttacacaggcagacccAATTCTGATCTTAGCCCAATTATAGGccattggtcaaaataccaattagtagGAAAATATAAAAATTAGGCTGCCTGTTTAAACGCAGCCTTTGTAGCGCATACTCGCACTTTCTCTGTAACCCGTCACGGTTTCATGTTTATTCCAATTATCGCGCTTCTACAAATACCTTCTTGAGATGGGGTTTCGATGTCATGGCATCCATAAACCACGTTAAACTTGAAATATTTACATAACATCTATCTCTGTATGCCAGGGGTCGCCAACTGTTAGGTCGCGATCGACTGGTTGATCTCCAAGGCCATTCTTAGTAAATCAccgaacatttctgtaaaaaaaaaacgataaAGCCTTTTTTTTATTGGTTTCGCGCTGTTGGGGTTACGTGTACTTGGTTCAGCAGCAGCCCTAGCTCCGGGAAGGCAAAGTGTTACCATTTTgatccatttcatgtgtctgaaggtagaattCCGCCTACCCGGCAgagcccagagagcaaatcaagtgcaacTATAGTCCtcccgctggccaatcagatagctcagatcaccgtCTGCACAATTGCCTCGAGCCATAGACTGTAAATATAAGCCTCGAACGCACAGCAAAAcggatactgtgagatttcaaaacgtgtaaaaccatgactagagagagactcaatacaacaaagagctgctgtttttatgagtaagttaatgtttaagttgttattcagcactgtcaacttTGTTCAACACTTGTTTAAGTCATAAAatgcactgcagctgcaatgaatgacaATAGCAAAGTGAGTgagcctcaccgctgctccctcccttcagactgaccatcagatgcaggccatcagtccatAAAAAAACTATTATTATGCTCACTTGgatgtgcctcacaagtaatacaacaaaatatatttaccagtgtgatcatagaCCTACAAATTATAATTtaaaaatggtct
Protein-coding sequences here:
- the LOC115158114 gene encoding disabled homolog 2, with amino-acid sequence MLIHHQRGIFLTFGSKTFHTALRLESSQRVERNNILSSCKQHIIMETDQEVCKAAASCPAPSQGPVKTGWLSSNKRGPPVTKPPSDGTSRFQGDGVRYKAKLIGVDYVPAAQGDKMCLDSMMKLKGQEVAGRNQGRHKQRVWLKVSITGVKILDERTGVVEYDHERGKINSLTKDESDPRALSYIYDHEGAYTLFYIKMANLADPVLDDIKEVCQSPVTQEDQVIKLNKPVEDAVALLLLDEKIASPKGLDDFEMLNSMPSSPSGQPKQISSRDELMDIFSFPSQNSDMNQPGSPQSLSVPLIFPTFPGQPIAVASFVSPPVSIPWCQQGPPPTLSPSLNGSWGAPAPWPSQPNMTGWIPGPGGMMPYGGPQLQGYGVNPQPGVMWGQNTMSFPTSAPNYTPYRAEGLQQQPGSPTTNNKPAQG